In Malus sylvestris chromosome 16, drMalSylv7.2, whole genome shotgun sequence, the following are encoded in one genomic region:
- the LOC126607615 gene encoding LOW QUALITY PROTEIN: annexin D5 (The sequence of the model RefSeq protein was modified relative to this genomic sequence to represent the inferred CDS: inserted 1 base in 1 codon), with product MASVIVPPMPPSPRDDALHLYRAFKGFGCDTAAVINILAHRNGMQRAAIEKEYKATYSEDLNKRLXSELSGHLKKAVLMWMPDLAMRDANVVHHALEGDVDLKGATEVICSRTPSQMRQFKQIYFSSFGVDLETDLAKKISSGYHRKLLVAYVKVPRYEGPEYDQGIVKSDAEALYKAGEKKLGTDEKVFIQIYSERSRAHLVAICSAYQSMYGHSLEKAVKKETSGSFSHALLTILRCADHPGKYFARVLRKAMKGLGTDDPTLIRVIVTRAEFDMQYIKSEYRNKYGKSLHDAVHSDTSGNYRTFLLSLLGNNP from the exons ATGGCATCTGTGATTGTACCACCGATGCCACCTTCGCCCCGTGATGATGCTCTCCACCTTTACCGTGCCTTCAAAG GATTTGGGTGCGACACAGCGGCAGTAATCAACATTCTAGCGCACAGGAATGGAATGCAGCGCGCTGCCATCGAAAAGGAATACAAGGCCACCTACTCTGAAGACCTAAACAAGCGCT TCTCAGAGCTTAGTGGACATCTCAAG AAAGCAGTTTTAATGTGGATGCCGGATCTGGCAATGCGTGATGCCAACGTAGTACACCATGCTTTGGAGGGAGATGTTGATCTTAAAGGTGCCACTGAAGTGATTTGTTCTCGTACTCCCTCCCAGATGCGACAATTCAAACAAATTTATTTCTCAAGCTTTGGTGTTGATCTTGAAACTGACCTTGCTAAGAAAATATCCTCCGGATATCACAGAAAG TTGCTGGTAGCATATGTTAAGGTACCGCGGTACGAAGGTCCTGAATATGATCAAGGGATAGTAAAGTCGGATGCTGAAGCGCTGTATAAGGCCGGAGAGAAGAAATTGGGAACTGATGAGAAGGTTTTCATACAAATATATAGCGAAAGAAGCAGGGCACATTTGGTTGCTATTTGCTCTGCTTACCAAAGTATGTATGGTCATTCATTGGAAAAG GCAGTAAAAAAGGAAACATCTGGGTCGTTTTCTCATGCACTTCTGACTATTTTGCGATGTGCTGACCATCCTGGCAAGTATTTCGCAAGG GTTTTACGGAAAGCAATGAAGGGTTTGGGAACAGATGATCCCACACTGATAAGGGTAATTGTGACAAGGGCCGAGTTTGATATGCAGTACATAAAGTCAGAATATCGGAACAAATATGGAAAGTCATTGCATGATGCAGTTCATTCAGATACCTCCGGAAATTACAGGacctttcttctttctctgtTAGGCAACAATCCTTAG